Proteins encoded by one window of Dietzia sp. B32:
- a CDS encoding TadE/TadG family type IV pilus assembly protein, giving the protein MFTPSRDRGATAVEFALVLPILLLLVIGILEFGRAYHVQTTLSNAARDGVRVMALQDSATAARATAKDSASGLSLTDSMIDVTPSRCTSDTTAPGQVAVTISYPFTLVSGFLPLDDFTLTGRGTMRCFG; this is encoded by the coding sequence ATGTTCACGCCCTCACGTGACCGCGGAGCAACCGCAGTTGAATTCGCCCTCGTACTGCCGATACTTCTCCTTCTAGTCATTGGCATCCTCGAATTCGGCCGGGCGTACCACGTTCAGACCACCCTCTCCAACGCAGCTCGCGATGGCGTCAGGGTGATGGCGCTGCAGGACAGCGCCACCGCTGCACGTGCGACCGCCAAAGACTCCGCCTCCGGTCTCTCCCTCACCGACTCGATGATCGATGTCACCCCCTCCCGCTGCACCTCGGATACAACGGCTCCCGGCCAAGTCGCGGTCACGATCAGTTACCCATTCACGCTGGTTTCCGGGTTCCTCCCCCTCGACGACTTCACCCTCACAGGCAGGGGGACCATGCGATGCTTCGGCTGA
- a CDS encoding superoxide dismutase family protein, which yields MTARTVSAARLSGRKSSAFAALGAAALLLASCGTGEDSPAAQGDVESQTTVTTAETTNTENGAGASGGDVFATAELVNAGGEPRGTAEFAETDGGTLVTVNATDLTPGFHGLHIHGAGLCEPDSENPSEPGERGAFLSAGGHLAGPDGEAGHPEHAGDLPTLYVTEDGSARIVTFTDRLDRDLLLDEDGSAVMVHENSDNLANIPERYAPGGPDEDTKKAGDGGSRAACGVVTEQN from the coding sequence ATGACCGCACGCACCGTGTCCGCCGCCCGACTGAGCGGAAGAAAAAGCTCTGCTTTCGCCGCTCTTGGCGCAGCCGCCCTGTTGCTGGCTTCATGCGGAACTGGGGAGGATTCGCCGGCTGCCCAGGGCGATGTCGAATCCCAGACGACTGTCACGACGGCCGAGACGACCAATACCGAGAACGGTGCCGGTGCGAGCGGGGGCGACGTCTTTGCGACCGCCGAACTGGTGAACGCGGGAGGTGAACCCCGCGGCACGGCGGAGTTCGCTGAGACCGACGGCGGCACGCTCGTCACCGTCAACGCCACCGACCTGACACCCGGCTTCCACGGCCTCCACATCCACGGCGCGGGCCTCTGCGAACCCGACAGCGAGAACCCCTCCGAGCCGGGCGAACGCGGGGCGTTCCTCTCGGCAGGCGGCCACCTGGCCGGGCCGGACGGCGAGGCCGGCCACCCCGAACATGCCGGTGACCTGCCCACTCTCTACGTAACGGAGGACGGTTCCGCCCGGATCGTCACCTTCACCGACCGGCTCGACCGCGACCTGCTGCTGGACGAGGACGGATCGGCCGTCATGGTCCACGAGAACTCGGACAACCTCGCCAACATCCCGGAGCGCTACGCGCCCGGCGGGCCGGACGAGGACACCAAGAAGGCCGGCGATGGCGGGAGCCGCGCCGCCTGCGGTGTGGTCACCGAGCAGAACTGA
- a CDS encoding PPOX class F420-dependent oxidoreductase: MTDSPLDDDTRALLLAPNPAVMATLRKDGSPVTVPTWYRLVEGDRIHLNLDAGRVRLQHLRRDPRVALSVIASEDWYTHASIQGRVVEIADDPDLSGIDALSTHYTGEPYPVRDRARVDAWVEIEHVHVWGQLRES; encoded by the coding sequence GTGACCGACTCGCCCCTGGACGACGACACCCGCGCCCTGCTGCTCGCGCCCAACCCGGCCGTCATGGCGACGCTGCGCAAGGACGGCTCCCCGGTCACCGTGCCGACCTGGTACCGACTCGTGGAGGGCGACCGGATCCACCTCAACCTCGATGCCGGCCGGGTGCGGCTGCAACACCTGCGCCGCGACCCGCGGGTGGCGCTGTCCGTCATCGCGTCCGAGGACTGGTACACCCACGCGAGCATCCAGGGGCGGGTCGTGGAGATCGCCGATGACCCGGACCTGTCCGGCATCGACGCCCTGAGCACGCACTACACCGGCGAGCCGTACCCGGTGCGCGACCGCGCCCGCGTGGACGCGTGGGTGGAGATCGAGCACGTCCACGTGTGGGGTCAGCTCCGCGAGTCCTGA
- a CDS encoding ABC transporter permease: MTLTMHRPATARPTGRTPGDEAPAAGRLAPRPARSRLGPGAPIRFGLAIGPLVLLAIWTVGSATGLIDPRTLSAPWTVVTTAGELIADGRLQSNLWISVQRALVGGALGVVLGVVLATLAGLTRIGEALIDGPVQIKRSIPTLALIPLAIVWFGIGEQMKILLIALAVFVPVYINTFSALRGLDARHVELAESLRLSRVGFLRHVAVPGALPGFISGLRLAVTIAWTSLVVVEQVNASSGIGFLMYQARNYGLTDVIIVGLVVYAILGTTSDLLVRLLERKALSWRTTIAS; the protein is encoded by the coding sequence ATGACGCTCACCATGCACCGCCCCGCCACTGCCCGGCCGACCGGGCGGACGCCGGGGGACGAGGCCCCGGCGGCCGGGCGCCTGGCACCGAGGCCCGCCAGGTCGCGGCTCGGGCCGGGCGCGCCGATCCGGTTCGGTCTGGCGATCGGGCCGCTCGTGCTCCTGGCGATCTGGACCGTGGGGTCGGCCACCGGCCTCATCGATCCGCGGACCCTGTCCGCCCCGTGGACGGTCGTCACGACCGCCGGGGAGCTCATCGCCGACGGGCGCCTGCAGAGCAACCTGTGGATCTCCGTCCAGCGGGCGCTGGTCGGCGGCGCGCTCGGCGTCGTGCTCGGGGTGGTGCTCGCGACCCTCGCGGGCCTGACCCGGATCGGCGAGGCCCTCATCGACGGGCCGGTGCAGATCAAGCGGTCCATCCCCACGCTCGCGCTCATCCCGCTGGCGATCGTGTGGTTCGGCATCGGCGAGCAGATGAAGATCCTGCTCATCGCCCTGGCGGTATTCGTGCCCGTCTACATCAACACCTTCTCCGCCCTGCGCGGCCTGGACGCCCGGCACGTCGAGCTGGCCGAGTCGTTGCGTCTGTCGCGGGTCGGGTTCCTGCGGCACGTGGCCGTTCCCGGCGCGCTGCCCGGTTTCATCTCGGGGCTGCGCCTGGCCGTGACCATCGCCTGGACCTCACTGGTCGTGGTGGAGCAGGTCAACGCCAGCAGCGGGATCGGCTTCCTCATGTACCAGGCCCGCAACTACGGCCTGACCGACGTGATCATCGTGGGCCTGGTGGTCTACGCCATCCTCGGAACCACCTCCGACCTGCTGGTCCGACTCCTCGAGCGAAAGGCACTGTCATGGCGCACGACCATCGCGAGCTGA
- a CDS encoding MFS transporter, giving the protein MGDRPERGRSAGPRRQRRGPALPRALVLPLLVPSLLHGVGQGAAAPVVVLLALEHGASVVQAGLVAAMAGLGMLLGDVPSGWIISRLGERRAVAVSTGVGVGGAALSALVGDPVWISIGVALVGVAAAVSMVARQNSVVVIAADAHLGRALSAVAASMRAGLLIGPFVGAAVVAVSGPAGGLWIQAAAIAVAGVLMMIVPDATARGAETGSGVWAVAVDHAEPLTRVGAGALVLGVCRTSRTTVLPLWAAHVGLDAVATSVVFGIGGAMDLLISLPAGRALDTIGRVPVAVASTSVFALGALLLPLAHGPVAVGAVSVVLGAANGLSNGLLMTLGADLAPPGDRVAFLGLWRVAHDLGVLSGPLVLSGVTALGGLAAASLATGGVAVVGAGVFAWVVPRYLPRRQPAVGPSRQPAEGPSREPTSDHRDANRCPVPPLPDTISSTT; this is encoded by the coding sequence GTGGGGGACAGGCCAGAGAGAGGGAGGTCGGCCGGGCCCCGGCGGCAGCGCCGGGGCCCGGCCCTGCCGCGCGCGCTCGTCCTGCCACTGCTCGTCCCGTCGCTGCTGCACGGGGTGGGGCAGGGTGCGGCCGCGCCGGTCGTGGTGCTGCTCGCGCTCGAGCACGGCGCGTCGGTGGTGCAGGCCGGGCTCGTGGCCGCCATGGCGGGCCTGGGCATGTTGCTGGGCGACGTGCCGTCGGGGTGGATCATCTCCCGGCTGGGGGAGCGCCGGGCCGTCGCCGTCTCGACGGGAGTCGGGGTCGGCGGCGCCGCGCTGAGCGCCCTGGTCGGGGACCCGGTGTGGATCTCGATCGGCGTGGCGCTCGTGGGCGTCGCGGCGGCGGTGTCGATGGTCGCCCGGCAGAACTCCGTGGTCGTGATCGCAGCCGACGCCCACCTCGGCCGTGCGCTGTCCGCGGTCGCGGCGTCGATGCGCGCGGGACTGCTCATCGGCCCGTTCGTCGGCGCCGCCGTGGTCGCCGTGAGCGGTCCGGCCGGCGGGCTGTGGATCCAGGCCGCGGCCATCGCCGTGGCCGGCGTGCTGATGATGATCGTGCCCGACGCCACCGCCCGTGGCGCCGAGACCGGCAGCGGCGTGTGGGCGGTGGCGGTCGACCACGCCGAGCCCCTCACCCGCGTCGGTGCCGGCGCGTTGGTGCTGGGGGTGTGCCGCACCAGCCGCACCACGGTCCTTCCGCTGTGGGCCGCGCACGTGGGCCTGGACGCCGTGGCCACGAGCGTCGTGTTCGGCATCGGCGGCGCCATGGACCTGCTGATCTCGCTGCCCGCGGGACGAGCGCTGGACACCATCGGGCGGGTTCCCGTCGCGGTCGCTTCGACGAGCGTGTTCGCGCTGGGTGCGCTGCTGCTGCCGCTGGCCCACGGGCCGGTCGCGGTGGGGGCGGTGTCCGTGGTGCTGGGCGCGGCCAACGGGCTGAGCAACGGGCTGCTCATGACCCTGGGGGCGGACCTCGCGCCCCCGGGCGACCGCGTGGCCTTCCTCGGACTGTGGCGGGTCGCCCACGACCTCGGGGTGCTGTCCGGGCCGCTGGTCCTGTCCGGGGTCACCGCGCTCGGCGGGTTGGCCGCGGCGAGCCTGGCCACCGGCGGGGTGGCAGTGGTGGGCGCCGGGGTGTTCGCGTGGGTCGTGCCGCGGTATCTGCCCCGGCGCCAGCCGGCGGTCGGGCCGAGCCGCCAGCCGGCGGAGGGGCCGAGCCGGGAGCCGACATCCGATCACCGTGATGCCAACCGTTGCCCCGTTCCGCCGCTGCCGGACACCATCTCCTCCACCACCTGA
- a CDS encoding pilus assembly protein TadG-related protein, protein MLRLSDDRGAVAVIVAILMVPLIGFAAISLDIAAAHAEKQQLQTGADAAALAIAQDCARKACGSPNTTAQTFASENSNSGNAVASVPTIPSASTGRVTVHNSAVREHSFAPIFGIDRTALTATSSAGWGGPTGGTAALPLIISLCDFNKFSLGGVPSGVEQTIVTTPAGTCSGTGNGSPTLLPGGFGWLETDEKKSCYTTTRINTKAYSEPGNNPGQCDLSTIRGKTILIPLFDEADSTTSGGNGRGAWYEVYGYAAFHVTGYYFSGQSWNPPCDKNQRCIRGYFTSMVNTDPDFTYGPDAPNLGTSAVYLLPD, encoded by the coding sequence ATGCTTCGGCTGAGTGACGACCGTGGCGCGGTTGCTGTCATCGTCGCCATCCTCATGGTTCCGCTCATCGGGTTCGCCGCAATCTCCCTCGATATCGCGGCCGCACACGCCGAAAAGCAGCAACTTCAGACCGGCGCCGACGCCGCTGCACTGGCCATTGCCCAGGACTGCGCCCGCAAAGCCTGCGGTTCTCCGAACACAACTGCCCAAACCTTCGCGAGCGAGAACAGCAACTCCGGCAACGCCGTCGCCAGCGTCCCGACGATTCCCTCCGCCTCGACGGGAAGGGTAACCGTGCACAACTCTGCGGTTCGCGAGCACTCGTTCGCGCCAATCTTCGGAATCGATCGCACAGCACTCACAGCGACTTCCAGCGCGGGGTGGGGCGGCCCGACCGGCGGCACGGCGGCGCTTCCGCTCATCATCTCGCTGTGCGATTTCAACAAGTTCTCCCTCGGCGGGGTTCCGTCAGGAGTTGAACAGACGATCGTCACAACACCGGCCGGGACCTGTTCGGGTACGGGTAACGGCTCCCCGACCCTCCTTCCCGGAGGATTCGGGTGGCTGGAGACCGATGAGAAGAAGAGCTGCTACACCACCACGCGAATCAACACGAAGGCCTATAGCGAGCCCGGCAACAACCCGGGCCAATGCGACCTCTCGACGATTCGCGGAAAGACCATCCTCATACCGCTCTTCGACGAGGCTGACTCCACCACTTCCGGCGGCAACGGCCGTGGCGCCTGGTACGAGGTCTACGGCTACGCGGCGTTCCACGTTACCGGGTACTACTTCTCCGGCCAGAGCTGGAATCCGCCGTGTGACAAGAACCAACGGTGCATCCGCGGCTACTTCACCTCGATGGTGAACACGGACCCCGACTTCACCTACGGCCCGGACGCGCCAAACCTCGGCACATCCGCCGTCTACCTACTACCTGACTAG
- a CDS encoding peroxidase-related enzyme (This protein belongs to a clade of uncharacterized proteins related to peroxidases such as the alkylhydroperoxidase AhpD.) encodes MSDRYPLAELADLPDDLRERILAEQEKAGFVPEVFLMFGRRPAESRAFFAYHDALMDREGNLSKADKEMIVVTISGQNNCLFCVVAHGAILRIVKKAPMIADQLAVNYRKADLTPRERAICDFATKVNLHSDELGDADFAALREHGLDDEDAWDIAAITGLFGLSNRLANATDMRPNPEFYLMGRVPRQK; translated from the coding sequence ATGTCTGACCGCTACCCCCTCGCCGAGCTCGCCGACCTGCCCGATGACCTGCGTGAACGTATCCTGGCCGAGCAGGAGAAGGCCGGATTCGTTCCCGAGGTGTTCCTGATGTTCGGGCGCCGGCCGGCCGAGTCGCGGGCGTTCTTCGCGTACCACGACGCGCTGATGGACCGGGAGGGGAACCTGTCCAAGGCGGACAAGGAGATGATCGTGGTGACCATCTCCGGGCAGAACAACTGCCTGTTCTGTGTGGTGGCGCACGGGGCGATCCTGCGGATCGTCAAGAAGGCCCCGATGATCGCCGACCAGCTGGCGGTGAACTACCGCAAGGCCGATCTCACGCCGCGCGAGCGGGCGATCTGCGACTTCGCCACGAAGGTCAATCTGCACTCCGACGAGCTGGGCGACGCCGACTTCGCGGCGCTGCGCGAGCACGGTCTGGACGACGAGGACGCGTGGGACATCGCCGCCATCACCGGCCTGTTCGGGCTGAGTAACCGGCTGGCGAACGCGACCGACATGCGGCCGAACCCGGAGTTCTACCTCATGGGCCGGGTGCCGCGGCAGAAGTAG
- a CDS encoding ABC transporter ATP-binding protein, producing the protein MAHDHRELSVRARGLTRGFDGRVVLDDIDLDIRRGEFVALLGRSGSGKSTLLRAIAGLDAGVPGSGELQVPENRSVVFQDSRLLPWSRVLDNVVLGLDGPDTRRRGSEALAEVGLAGRERSWPSELSGGEQQRVSLARSLVRGPELLLADEPFGALDALTRIRMHALLLELCRVHRPAVLLVTHDVDEAITLADRVVVLDGGRIAQDVDVVLSEGRAERATEHAAYREALLAALGVEAAHAV; encoded by the coding sequence ATGGCGCACGACCATCGCGAGCTGAGCGTCCGCGCCCGCGGACTCACCCGCGGATTCGACGGACGGGTGGTGCTCGACGACATCGATCTGGACATCCGCCGCGGCGAGTTCGTCGCCCTGCTCGGACGCAGCGGCTCCGGCAAATCGACCCTGCTGAGAGCGATCGCCGGCCTGGACGCGGGCGTCCCCGGTTCCGGGGAGCTGCAGGTACCCGAGAACCGGTCGGTGGTGTTCCAGGACTCGCGGCTCCTGCCGTGGTCCCGCGTGCTCGACAACGTGGTGCTCGGCCTCGACGGCCCCGACACGCGACGCCGCGGCTCGGAGGCGCTGGCCGAGGTCGGTCTGGCGGGCCGGGAGCGCTCGTGGCCGTCGGAGCTGTCCGGCGGTGAGCAGCAGCGGGTCTCGCTGGCCCGCTCGCTGGTCCGGGGCCCCGAGCTACTGCTGGCCGACGAGCCCTTCGGCGCCCTGGACGCGTTGACCCGTATCCGGATGCACGCGTTGCTGCTCGAGTTGTGCCGGGTGCACCGGCCCGCCGTGCTGCTGGTGACGCACGACGTGGACGAGGCCATCACCCTGGCCGACCGCGTGGTGGTGCTCGACGGGGGCCGGATCGCCCAGGACGTGGACGTGGTCCTGTCCGAGGGCCGCGCGGAGCGCGCGACCGAGCACGCCGCCTATCGCGAGGCGCTCCTCGCCGCGCTCGGTGTCGAGGCCGCGCACGCGGTCTGA
- a CDS encoding Flp pilus assembly protein CpaB, with protein MNRRLVSAIAAGVLALLGAVLLVSYVNNADSRAMANMDPIEVLVVSAPIAEGTPSEEIAASVTTQRLPRAAVGPDPVRSLAEVASRVAATDLQPGEQLLSARFVTRQSLERFGGIPVPEGYHSVTISLGAPQIVGGTITPGDTVGVFITVGDGRTRLILRKILVTRVQGGLGATQPNEGVENPDAAPVPDGGAMITMALTTDQSLTVVHAAKFSNIWLSLEDATVPQDGTPKVDMRNFS; from the coding sequence ATGAACCGACGTCTCGTCTCGGCTATTGCAGCCGGCGTGCTCGCGCTCCTCGGCGCAGTACTGCTCGTCAGTTACGTGAACAACGCGGACAGTCGCGCGATGGCGAACATGGATCCCATCGAGGTCCTGGTGGTGTCCGCACCCATTGCCGAGGGCACTCCGTCGGAGGAGATCGCCGCCTCGGTGACTACCCAGCGCCTGCCCCGGGCGGCGGTCGGGCCCGACCCGGTCCGTTCGCTCGCCGAGGTGGCCAGCCGAGTCGCCGCGACCGATCTGCAGCCCGGGGAGCAGCTCTTAAGCGCCCGGTTTGTCACCAGGCAGTCGCTGGAACGCTTCGGCGGAATCCCCGTGCCCGAGGGGTACCACTCAGTGACCATCTCGCTTGGCGCACCGCAGATCGTCGGCGGCACCATCACTCCCGGGGACACTGTCGGCGTATTCATCACCGTCGGCGACGGGAGGACTCGCCTCATCCTCCGAAAAATCCTTGTGACCCGCGTCCAAGGCGGGCTTGGCGCGACCCAGCCGAACGAAGGGGTCGAGAACCCCGACGCTGCCCCGGTGCCCGACGGCGGCGCGATGATCACCATGGCGCTCACCACCGATCAGTCACTGACCGTCGTCCACGCTGCCAAATTCTCGAATATCTGGCTCTCGCTCGAAGACGCGACCGTCCCGCAGGACGGCACCCCCAAGGTCGATATGAGGAACTTCTCCTGA
- a CDS encoding LLM class flavin-dependent oxidoreductase, with protein sequence MSQPRQLSLNAFIYPTGHHEASWRHPAAVPERITDITYFQELARTAEAAKLDAVFFADGPALRSDARFKPDYHLEPITTLTAMASVTSHLGLIATASTTYYEPYNLARLFSSLDHLSRGRAGWNIVTTSTDAAAANFGLDEHPPAADRYARATEFVEAAIGLWDSWEDDALVVDKEAGTYADGDRIHRVDARGEHLRVRGPLNSPRSPQGRPVLVQAGSSNDGREFAGRYAEAIFTAHQRIGDAQAFYADIKARALKSGRNPDHVKVLPGLSPFIADSPAEARDLERELNELTIPAFGLEQVRKLTGIDLSGVGYDDEVPQSWFEGFGDLADTTQSRRSVVAKIVLREKPTVRELLYRLAGARGHNVVTGTAEQIVTVIETWFRTGAADGFNIMPPVYPVGLEAFTERVVPILQDKGLFRTEYSGTTLRDHYGLLRPESRYAAEPLAGSTAS encoded by the coding sequence ATGTCACAGCCACGCCAGCTCAGCCTCAACGCGTTCATCTACCCGACCGGTCACCACGAGGCGTCGTGGCGCCACCCGGCCGCGGTCCCGGAGCGCATCACCGACATCACCTACTTCCAGGAACTCGCCCGCACGGCCGAGGCCGCCAAGCTCGACGCGGTGTTCTTCGCCGACGGCCCGGCCCTGCGTTCGGACGCCCGGTTCAAGCCCGACTACCACCTCGAGCCCATCACCACGCTCACCGCGATGGCCTCCGTCACCAGCCACCTCGGCCTCATCGCCACCGCGTCGACCACCTACTACGAGCCCTACAACCTCGCCCGCCTGTTCTCCTCGCTCGACCACCTCTCCCGGGGCCGGGCCGGATGGAACATCGTGACGACCTCGACCGACGCCGCGGCCGCGAACTTCGGGCTGGACGAGCACCCGCCGGCCGCCGACCGGTACGCGCGGGCCACCGAGTTCGTCGAGGCGGCCATCGGGCTGTGGGACAGCTGGGAGGACGACGCCCTCGTCGTCGACAAGGAGGCCGGAACCTACGCCGACGGCGACCGGATCCACCGCGTCGACGCGCGCGGCGAGCACCTCCGCGTGCGGGGCCCGCTGAACTCGCCCCGGTCCCCCCAGGGCCGCCCGGTGCTGGTCCAGGCCGGCTCGTCCAACGACGGGCGGGAGTTCGCGGGCCGCTACGCCGAGGCCATCTTCACCGCCCACCAACGCATCGGCGACGCGCAGGCCTTCTACGCGGACATCAAGGCCCGCGCCCTCAAGTCCGGCCGCAATCCGGACCACGTCAAGGTCCTGCCCGGGCTCAGCCCGTTCATCGCCGACTCGCCCGCCGAGGCCCGCGACCTGGAGCGCGAACTCAACGAACTCACCATCCCCGCCTTCGGCCTCGAGCAGGTGCGAAAGCTGACCGGGATCGACCTGTCGGGGGTGGGATACGACGACGAGGTCCCGCAGTCGTGGTTCGAAGGCTTTGGCGACCTGGCCGACACCACCCAGAGCCGCAGGTCCGTGGTGGCGAAGATCGTCCTCCGGGAGAAGCCGACCGTGCGGGAGCTGCTCTACCGGCTGGCCGGTGCACGTGGGCACAACGTCGTCACGGGGACCGCCGAGCAGATCGTCACCGTGATCGAGACGTGGTTCCGCACCGGCGCCGCGGACGGGTTCAACATCATGCCGCCCGTGTACCCGGTGGGGCTGGAGGCGTTCACCGAGCGCGTCGTCCCGATCCTGCAGGACAAGGGCCTGTTCCGCACCGAGTACTCGGGGACCACCCTGCGCGATCACTACGGCCTGCTGCGGCCCGAGAGCCGCTACGCCGCCGAGCCGCTGGCCGGCTCCACCGCCTCCTAG
- a CDS encoding ABC transporter substrate-binding protein → MSPRPSPRPRRRLALVAMAMAAVTAVSACSGDADGIEADAPLPTEIPEGTTLVVADQQNRLTVALEASGELDKLPFEVEFGAFQGAPSVLEAFRADAIDIGYAGDILEVQALAAGDDVKVIGAGATDNSVALALAPGVEVTELSQLKGRKLGYAEGTTQQIFLLNLLEAAGLGTEDVELVHMSLPDFPDALRSGVIDAAPLSQPVRSRYLKTPGSSQVPEELTEDFGSGHLYVYSSETALSDPATAAAAAEFVAAVVRSYQWINENPQEWVRSYVVESEGLTEEDGDAILASQGEFTFPTFDEVEQVIASIAAGLDSVGGLPRPVEASEGVDRRFDPVVAEAVTSVGASRTRS, encoded by the coding sequence ATGTCACCACGTCCCAGCCCTCGCCCGCGCCGTCGCCTCGCCCTCGTCGCGATGGCGATGGCTGCGGTCACCGCCGTCTCGGCCTGCTCCGGCGACGCCGACGGCATCGAGGCCGACGCGCCACTGCCCACCGAGATCCCCGAGGGCACCACGCTCGTCGTGGCCGACCAGCAGAACCGGCTCACCGTGGCGCTCGAGGCGTCCGGGGAACTGGACAAACTCCCGTTCGAGGTGGAGTTCGGCGCGTTCCAGGGCGCGCCGTCGGTGCTGGAGGCGTTCCGCGCCGACGCGATCGACATCGGCTACGCCGGCGACATCCTGGAGGTCCAGGCCCTCGCCGCGGGCGACGACGTCAAGGTGATCGGCGCCGGAGCCACCGACAACTCCGTGGCGCTCGCGCTGGCCCCCGGCGTCGAGGTCACCGAGCTGTCGCAGCTCAAGGGCAGGAAACTCGGCTACGCCGAGGGCACCACGCAGCAGATCTTCCTGCTCAACCTCCTCGAGGCAGCCGGGCTCGGCACCGAGGACGTCGAGCTGGTCCACATGAGCCTGCCCGACTTCCCCGACGCCCTGCGTTCCGGCGTCATCGACGCCGCGCCCCTGAGCCAGCCGGTCCGCTCCCGCTACCTCAAGACCCCCGGCAGCTCCCAGGTCCCCGAGGAGCTCACCGAGGACTTCGGCTCCGGGCACCTGTACGTGTACTCCAGCGAGACGGCGCTGTCCGACCCCGCCACCGCTGCCGCGGCCGCCGAGTTCGTGGCCGCCGTGGTGCGCAGCTACCAGTGGATCAACGAGAACCCGCAGGAGTGGGTCCGCTCCTACGTCGTGGAGTCCGAGGGGCTGACCGAGGAGGACGGCGACGCGATCCTCGCCTCGCAGGGGGAGTTCACCTTCCCCACCTTCGACGAGGTCGAGCAGGTCATCGCCTCGATCGCCGCCGGGCTCGACTCGGTCGGCGGACTGCCCCGACCGGTGGAGGCGTCCGAGGGCGTCGACCGCCGCTTCGACCCCGTCGTCGCAGAGGCCGTGACGTCCGTCGGAGCCTCCCGCACCCGCAGCTGA
- a CDS encoding Flp family type IVb pilin, protein MNQVYALMVTFQAFLDDRFENRKDRGATAVEYGLMVGLIAVVIIVAVIALGDNLNEMFTGVNDALPVGEDDGEGGA, encoded by the coding sequence ATGAACCAGGTCTATGCCCTCATGGTCACTTTCCAGGCGTTCCTCGACGACCGCTTCGAGAACCGCAAGGACCGCGGCGCCACCGCCGTTGAGTACGGCCTGATGGTCGGACTGATCGCCGTTGTCATCATCGTGGCCGTCATCGCCCTCGGCGACAACTTGAACGAGATGTTCACGGGAGTGAACGACGCACTTCCCGTCGGCGAAGACGACGGCGAAGGCGGCGCGTAA